The Flavobacterium sp. IMCC34852 genome contains the following window.
TTTTAGTAATCTTTTCAAAGACGATTCCATCACTTTTGATGGCGAAAAAGGGAAGTTTGTAATTTCTTAACTGAAGACTATTTCAAATTTATTTGTCTTTTCGCTTCGCCCACTACAAAGGCAACGGAATTGGCAATGTTGTAACTACGGATTAAATTCGACATGGGAATGGTCAGATGATTCTCAAATTGAGCTAAAACTTCTTGGCTGAGTCCGACACTTTCTTTGCCGAAAACCAACCAATCTTCGTCTTGAAACTCGGCTTCATAAATAGATTTTGTGGCGTGTGAACTCATCAGGAAAACTCTCGATTTATCTTTGATTTGATCCATCCATTCAGCTACATTTTGGTATTCAGTAACTTCCAAATGCACCCAATAATCCAATCCTGAGCGCTTTAAGTTTTTATCA
Protein-coding sequences here:
- a CDS encoding tRNA (cytidine(34)-2'-O)-methyltransferase; translation: MLNIVLVEPEIPNNTGNIGRLSVGTQSRLHLIHPFGFEINDKNLKRSGLDYWVHLEVTEYQNVAEWMDQIKDKSRVFLMSSHATKSIYEAEFQDEDWLVFGKESVGLSQEVLAQFENHLTIPMSNLIRSYNIANSVAFVVGEAKRQINLK